ACCTCTATCGAACCATTCAtaacagttatttttttttaaatatcgtttatttaaattattgtttctGGGATATCTGTAAAGAGATTTAAgtattaaagatttttttttacaaaattgtaaatggatcatttcaaaattcattcgCTGCCAACTGTGGAGCATGAAATGAAcgtatttcaaattaaaacggaaaatgtattttttaaaggagGTTCAGTACAGTTCAGTACAGTTCACATGTAGTGGAGAGGTGGTGGGCAGCCTATGGGAGGAGCTAGTTGTAACCAAATTTGAATCCGAGTTTATCTGAGGTCAAATACACGATTCTTAAAACTCTTGTGTATGTTATCGAAGTAATATTTTGATACATTTCTTTGTTAATCCGAAAATTCTTAATGGCATTTTTAAGTtactttttatattataataatCTTAAAATGGTGTTCAATGGGGTTGAAAATAACTCGCCGTAATGCTGTGCAATCACTTTCTGAAATTGAGCGTGAAGGTCACATGCCCATCAGCGCTCTTCAACACTTGATCGAGTTTCAAAAGCATGTTGTAATTGGTTACATAAGTTGACGGTTTGATTAATGGCAAAATTTCTTTCGTCTcacatagaaaaagaaggagggcCACACAACAAATGGTTCTGCGCCTGTGGCAACTGCTGGACCTCCTCCATTAGATCCGTTCGCCGATGACGACGAAGACCAACTCCGTGGGATAGCAAAGAAATTTGAGGAGAAATATGTAAATACCTCGAATATTTTTATCACTAAAAAGCATTGTTTTTATATTGGATTTTCACTAATGCTCTATATATTCTTAGGGTTTGCCTgcttcgaaaaagaaaaaatcacgaaaataCGACGAGTATGTCGATTTAGGTGCTGGATACGATGAAAACGACCCATTCATCGACAACACCGATGCGGTAAATCTCCTCATCATAATAGATCTAATGAAAAGAATATTCGTTATCAGACTTTTGTCAATGCAGTACGACGAGATAGTTCCTGCTGAAGTGACGACGGCACACGGTGGATTTTATATCAATTCAGGAGCACTTGAGTTCAAACCAGTTGAAAAGCGATCCGACTCCGAATCTGAGTCAGAGTCTGAAAGTAGTGATTCTGAATCTGAAGATTCTCTTTCGGAAGCCAGCACCACTCCTGTCAGTACAAACAAAAAGCGAAGGGTAAGTTTCaagtattattttattacttacTGAAATATGACATATGTGGTTTTATACTAGGTAATAGAGTCGGACGATGAAGATTCACCTGAGGAGATCCAGCTCAATGGATCAGAAGGAGAGGAAACGgaggccaaaaagaaaaggcttcGGTTAGAGGAAAGTAACAACGTTCAACAGGCGAAACGTAAAAAGTTATCGTCTCCTCCTGAAAGTGGGGTCATTAGTGAAACCAGTTCAGTTTCTGCCAAAAAACCTCGGCCTAGTGTGAAAGAGCTTTTGCAACACAAGCGGGAACTTGAAAAGGCTGTCACAGAGAGTGTCGAAAAACCTGCAAAGAATCTTAACAACAATGTTTCAGTTCCTCCGACTGTCGCAGTGCCCACACCGCAACCAGTAAAAGAACAGCTGCAATTGAAACGGGATAAAGACAAAGATGTTGTCGATTTGTCCATTGCAAGTAAAGTCACTGCCGAAGCCAATGCTGTCACAACCGACTCATCGTCGGATTCATCTGATTCATCTTCTGATTCTTCCGAATCTGAAAGTGGTGGcgacgaagatgaagatggCAGAGACGCAGATGTGATGAAGGGAGAAAATGACCCTGATGCCAAATTACCCAACAATTTAACGGCCGCAACGTTGGCAATCATtgaagatattaaaaaagCAGCAGCATTGTCCGACCAGCACGGAAAATGTCGTTTCTTTTCCCCTGAGATTAATCGCCTCATTTTAGCGtaagttaaaacatttttctgtaaTTGTACGTTTTTTTCCGAttgtaatattctttttctattagaATCGAATTGCAAGCGCGACAGTATTCGTGCAGTAAAAGACAGGCCATTTACACTCATCTGACTGGCTTTCTCCCTTGCACCAAACATACACTACTCAAACGAGCCAAGAATCTAGTTTTGGAGGATTTCGAATCTCAATTGAAACCGGCCATCCGAAAGTAAgattgtatttcatttttatttcactgaaAGTCTGTGCTAAATCTTATTTGTCAATCTCGTGAACATCCTTATTTTAGGTTGCAACAGTCTGTCGAAAAAGTCATTGGTGAACAAATTGAACGACATGCCACTCAGTGTCAACGGTTAGCGGATGCCAAGTAAGCTATACATTCATTTACCATTAATATTTCTCTCTTGATGTGGTTGTCCGAATCCGTTTTGTTCCGTTCAGTCTTAATCATTTGTTTCTTATCCTTACTCGTTCACCTCTCGTTGGGTGACTGTTATCCGTACACAGTCCGGAGAGGTACCTCGAGTATTATCGCTACGTGTGGTAAGATCTTTTTTGATCACTCAGGGTATAGATTGCAAGGCCTTAGGTTGACTTGTGACCTGGTTGCTTCTTTCGTCAGCTTTTTTTTGGGGCGTGTGCACTGCACTTGGTAGAAAAACACCGGACGTCAAGACGATTTGAAATTCTAAGCTCGTTCACACAGGAACTTCTCTCCGATAATGCCACAACCAACCTGACCTTTTTGCCATAATTGAAAAAGACTAATATGGAGAATCGACAAATGGACTTAAAAACTAAACGCTTTGGGTTAAGGGTACtaatgacaaaataaaccaccAATATCTGTAATAATTTTGCTGCTTCACACCCCTCACCCTATGTTTGAGCTGGGTactggttttatttttaaatgaatcttACTTGTGGCATGGCTTTCATTCGTATAAAATGTGACTTGCGAAAGTTTTAGGCTTCGgggttttaattatttagtataaaatatttatgtgtTTTTGCAAGCAAACACtaatcataaaataaaatgtaggGATCCGGAACTGGAACCAGCTGGTGGAACAGACGACGAGGATAAAAAGCCCGAGAAGAGCAGCAAAACTCCGCAACCTCGCAGAAGATTCATATGGAGTAAAGAAATGCGGTAACATACACTTGCCGATTTGAAACTCAAAGATCGTTCcttgatttaatttctttttccagggcTATTTTAAACCAAGTTGTCTACCTGAAAGCAGATTGTTTCAATTGGTCAAAACTACGCAAAGAAACTGCCGCCGAGTATTTGCTTCGGTTCCTCGATACTGAAATTCGTTTGCTCTGGCCTAAAGGTTGGATGACGGCTAAGATTCTCTTTAAAGAAAGTCAAGAAGCTCATTCGTTTGTGACGTAAGTTGTTGATGAATTTTgatcaataataaaagttgATGTTACAAACTATTATTTCGTGTCTTAACCTTGTGTTTCTCTATtagatcaaaatcaaaattgaatccGGCTGTTAAGAAACCAAGCATTCCTCGCTCAGGACTAGTTGATGCATTGGCTCTACCGTTACCGGTTACTCCGTCCGCCCCTCTTCTAAGTGCTGCAAGTACTCCTGTTGTAGCATCCTCTGTGTCTAAGGAGATTAAGAAATCTCAGCTCAAAGATCGGATGTCGTTGGCAGCAGCACAGCCTGTGGCCCGACAAGATTCCAATTCTGTTCATCATCGAAGTGATTCCGCACCCAATTTAAGCTCAGGAAAAACCGACAAGTTTCGGACAGAAGTGGGCATACCCTCATCCAGACCAGATAACGGTGTCAAGCTAGAAAAACATCGCCAACGTCCAGACCCCACTTGTTCGGCCGCCCGAACTGAAATTCATCATATAACGAAAGATCCTAACAAAGCCAATTTCCGACAAAGTGAAATTTCTCATTCTAACAATCACAGCAGAATAACTGATTCTAACCAGACAAATAATTCGAGATCGGATCATGCAGCTGAACCTGTCAAACCAAGAAGCGAAACAATTATATCTAAAGGAAATCCAGTTCAAGTTCGTTCTGACTTGGGTATCGTTAAAAATGATACTCCTCCATCTTCGAGGCCAAACAAGGTTGACTCCATTAAACCTCGCCAAGATTCGAATTCAGCACTGCGTGGGTCAGAGGGCAACAAACAGTCGCGGGCAGACAACTCTGCTGCTTCCTCTGACTCGAAATCAAGCTCAGTAATTCGTGGATCGGAGAACAACAAGCAATCGCGATGGGAAAACATCACACCTTCTGAAATCAAAAATCGCTTCGAACATGTGCAGAATACTCCTAAAGTAGAATCCATCCAGAATAAACTTGAAGCGACTTCTTCGGATGCAAGTTCAGCCAGCAGCTCTAAATCGGGGAAAAGTAGCAAACCTACTCCAGCTGTAGGTCCATCTCTCGCTAATTCTCTCGCCTCATTTGTGGACTCTGGATTGCGTTGGACTGACCCAGGCCAAGTGTTGGACCTAAGCGatgatcaacaacaacaacctagGCAGATGTCGAAAGTAGTTGAACCTACTGCTCGAGCGGATTCTCTTAATGTCAAGGATACTGTTCCTAAGGTGGAAGACACAGAGGATCAAGAGTCCTTATTGCAACGCGATTTGGCTATGGTACTTGAAGAAATCAGCCAAATTACTCGTTTGGTTGAGAGCAAAGATTCGCAGCCGCCACCAATGACCAAATCTTCGGACTCCAGGACCAAGAGTGTCATCAAGACAACAGGATCGCTCTCTACCTCGCATTCACCTGCGTCGGCGCCATCATCAACACCTAATCCGTCTTCCAGGCAATCGATGACAAGTGGCTCGGCTCTGCCCCCCAAATTAACTTCAGCCACTCGCacaccgccaccaccgccgctaACTGTCTCAACTCGGATTAGTAATTCACCAACGGGTGCCAACATCTCAGTTAATTTGATCTCGCCAAATCCAACTCATTCGTCAAGAACTATGTCTCCTGTTTCCAGTGATCATCTCAAATCAGGCGAGAAAGTTTAGAAATACATAAATACAAATAGTTTCAGTCAATTATGTGGATGGCGTTTTGGAAATTATCTTCGATTGTAATTTCGGTTGTTTATCTCGCACCTTGAAATCAGGTTCTGGACAAGGAAAATATAATTCTAGCATAAGCAAATTGCTTTCCAGCGAATTCATGACTCCACCCACAGCCCACTCTTCCAGCAGACACGCTGCAGGAAATTTCTTCAACTCGGAACATCTAAGTCCGGAGAAGAGAAAACCTGACGCGACGTCTACCCAGCAGCCATTGCCACCACTACCCGCTCATCAACAACATGTCAGCACCAACTCCATTCCCAGAAGCTCACCCAATGCCATGTTCAGGTAGTGCATAGCTGAATATTAAGAAATTAACGCGGTCacatttatatttcatttctattcgCTCAATAGAAATTATCCGTCGTCGTCTGCGCAGGCTGTCTCCACACCTACAAGTAGTTTGGCAATGAGAAATTCTCACAGCATTGAATCCTTAATTCAGGTATGGCAGTAAAATGAACAAATGTGCACAAACTATATATCGCCAACGTTATTAATCCCtgtttttctcccttcttgTTCACGATTCTTTAGACGAAAAAGAGTCCTATCGAGTCTTCGTCGTCTCACCGATCAGCAGGAAATGTCCACCCAGGGCAGCAAACAGCACAGTCTCAACAGTTACCCCAGCCTTCTGTGTCCAAACACGATCCTCTCTCCATCTTCATGACTCAAAAGAATTCACAAAAGAGTACTCATGGAGATTACAACTATTACACTCAACCTGGTATAAAACACCTGAAAAATAGTCACCTCAAATGGTTAaattgcaagttatttacttttttttaggcACGGGTCACCATCAGCAATCATCCTAATAAATGCCTTCTGAAATCACGGTCAAAGTTGCTCCATCCGTATCGTGTACATAAGATGAATTTTTGACTCTAGTGTCCCCATTTGCAAAAATTGAGTTCTAAAAACATTAGCAATGCCACCGAATCCTCAATTGAAGTCTTCTGCCTTGCCATTGTACATTTCTCTGTacatttctaataaaaaaaattcgtttcttCTATTTAACATGGAAACAGATTCGTCCTAATAGTTGAGCACACAAAAAGTCGAATCATTAATATCTGGTCGTTAATGTCATCGAATACGAATTTTTAGAATTCTGTTTTTCTACTTCAATCGACTAcaaaccatttttgttttaacgagAAATTAAAACGCTTGTATTACCCGCACGCGCGTCTTTGCCTTcagcttttaaaaaactacaaaaatatTCGCAaactttgattaaaaaattaccgaCCACTTTCATATCCGGGGAAAATAGCATTGAGAGCACGACAGAGGTCTTCATTTGGTTCCATTGGCATGTTCTTTCCCAGTTCATGGCGGCAGCTAGGACATGTAAATACTTTAGCCTTAAAAGAACCTTGCAAGCACGGCAGACAAATGTTGTGCGTGCAAACTGTTGTGATAGGCTTGAACACAATTTCTTGGCAGCAAATGCACAAAAATCTTTCTTCAACTTTGGACACGAATTTCTattagaaaaatgttaattaaataaCGTTGCCAACACGGCATaacttttaataaaataaattacttgTTTTGTATCATCCAAACTTTCTTTGCACTCATCCCACAATTTTCGATTTAAAACATCCTTTTCGATCAGTTCAGCGATTTCCGGTTCTAATTGATACCCggattttttcgcttttttggCAGTAGAGTTCTCTTTATTCTGTAGCAACTCGACGACGGACTTTCTCtttcctccatttttttctttttcttgttctttggCTTCTAGAGCTTCTAAATGCCCTTCAGGatacttaaataataaatcaaaataatataattaatataaaataGGCAAAACCCTTTTaggataataaaaaacaaacggtcaaataataaaaaataaaatacttacAATCACTTGATCTAATCCAAGCTGTTGGATTCGTTGTTTCCCTTCTTCTGTCCAAACCGGAGAAGTGGAGTCGTCCCGTTGCAGAAAGTAACGCCAGACTATAAACCCAGACTTTCCTTTTTCAGGCCAATACTTGACAATTTTGTAAATTCCGTCGTACctgtaataatttaatttttgtaatcgTTATTACGAgtaataactaaaaataatgCTTAAAGAACAAAATACATACCGAACACCGATTTCAGGGCCATACGACGAGGCGTGTTTTGCAGCTTTTCCCTTCCCTTTGCTGGGACCTTTCGCCAGTGATTTTTCGTCAGCGTGTCCTTTTCGGAGAACTCGAACAGGTTTGCCTTTACGCCAGTCCTTTGCTTCAGCACCGTCCGTTTCATTTACCTCGGCATTACAGTTAATAGCCAAAGCCCTAAAAACCCAACTAATGAATTTTCATAATCgaaatgtaaattattttgaaattacaaaTTCATCCGGGTGAGTGTTTGGTTACAGCTCTGCTCAGCAGTTCGCTTGTTCCCTGTCAAGTCTCGTCCACCAGATCCTGTGTAATAAAACGAGTCGCCATTGTCCAAATCATCTTCGTATCCACCGCTGAGAACGATACTGTAAGCTCCTTCCTTCTCACGACCGTGAATGCCTCCAACTGGAGGTCGATGAACACCAGCTTCGGACgcctaatttttgtttttcaaaagaaagagcTATAAAGTGATGAAAATTAGTTAGATAACACAATTAAGTGAATACCTGAAATCTAAAACGCCAAGTAGTTCCCACATCAACACCAGGTATGGGTCCAAAATGGTTCGATGGGACGATTGTGCACTCTTTGGCTCGGCCTGCACAAGCCATACCTCGTCCCCAATCGCGTGTAGTATTTTTGTTCACATTGGACGGAGCTTTAGcctttttcttactttctttAAGCTTCTCTCCTGCTTTGACGATCTGACTACTATCAGTTTTGCATTTCGGACAATACCTTTAgcaatgaaaacaacaacggtATAATTTCGTTTTAGGAAATTTAACATTACACTAATTTCAACAATTATTTACCATTC
The window above is part of the Daphnia pulex isolate KAP4 chromosome 3, ASM2113471v1 genome. Proteins encoded here:
- the LOC124191320 gene encoding ubinuclein-1-like isoform X2; translation: MSEPKRIALIPLAADAVQAPLPATKKDKKSATVIVKTHRFSLTLPDSTEKSCPEFNFADLISSLTKKKEGHTTNGSAPVATAGPPPLDPFADDDEDQLRGIAKKFEEKYGLPASKKKKSRKYDEYVDLGAGYDENDPFIDNTDAYDEIVPAEVTTAHGGFYINSGALEFKPVEKRSDSESESESESSDSESEDSLSEASTTPVSTNKKRRVIESDDEDSPEEIQLNGSEGEETEAKKKRLRLEESNNVQQAKRKKLSSPPESGVISETSSVSAKKPRPSVKELLQHKRELEKAVTESVEKPAKNLNNNVSVPPTVAVPTPQPVKEQLQLKRDKDKDVVDLSIASKVTAEANAVTTDSSSDSSDSSSDSSESESGGDEDEDGRDADVMKGENDPDAKLPNNLTAATLAIIEDIKKAAALSDQHGKCRFFSPEINRLILAIELQARQYSCSKRQAIYTHLTGFLPCTKHTLLKRAKNLVLEDFESQLKPAIRKLQQSVEKVIGEQIERHATQCQRLADAKDPELEPAGGTDDEDKKPEKSSKTPQPRRRFIWSKEMRAILNQVVYLKADCFNWSKLRKETAAEYLLRFLDTEIRLLWPKGWMTAKILFKESQEAHSFVTSKSKLNPAVKKPSIPRSGLVDALALPLPVTPSAPLLSAASTPVVASSVSKEIKKSQLKDRMSLAAAQPVARQDSNSVHHRSDSAPNLSSGKTDKFRTEVGIPSSRPDNGVKLEKHRQRPDPTCSAARTEIHHITKDPNKANFRQSEISHSNNHSRITDSNQTNNSRSDHAAEPVKPRSETIISKGNPVQVRSDLGIVKNDTPPSSRPNKVDSIKPRQDSNSALRGSEGNKQSRADNSAASSDSKSSSVIRGSENNKQSRWENITPSEIKNRFEHVQNTPKVESIQNKLEATSSDASSASSSKSGKSSKPTPAVGPSLANSLASFVDSGLRWTDPGQVLDLSDDQQQQPRQMSKVVEPTARADSLNVKDTVPKVEDTEDQESLLQRDLAMVLEEISQITRLVESKDSQPPPMTKSSDSRTKSVIKTTGSLSTSHSPASAPSSTPNPSSRQSMTSGSALPPKLTSATRTPPPPPLTVSTRISNSPTGANISVNLISPNPTHSSRTMSPVSSDHLKSGSGQGKYNSSISKLLSSEFMTPPTAHSSSRHAAGNFFNSEHLSPEKRKPDATSTQQPLPPLPAHQQHVSTNSIPRSSPNAMFRNYPSSSAQAVSTPTSSLAMRNSHSIESLIQTKKSPIESSSSHRSAGNVHPGQQTAQSQQLPQPSVSKHDPLSIFMTQKNSQKSTHGDYNYYTQPGTGHHQQSS
- the LOC124191321 gene encoding E3 ubiquitin-protein ligase UHRF1-like, producing the protein MYIKVKTMDGKESVMLTVSKMSLIEEIRRLVKDKLNVEPACQRLFFRGKQMEDGYRLIDYGININDVVQLMIRAAPVPNPKVVKEATEDQSVTDEANDKEKKDTNKTGDESLTDVVCEYYEVQDLIDAKDPFTSSWVEAKIVRITKNKDDNHQLEYHVLFQGHEREIPLPRTFKQIRPRAEELCSNQDLKVGKMVLVNYNMEENKERGLWYDGKLTKVDLQSRTKRKITVTLIMGEENETEVNDCSIYFVKEIMKIEEVKKRDEQTAEETRLLKKGPSNKRESAPYCHHCNDNPRRKCKFCGCHECGSKENPDKQIMCDECDLPYHLYCLKPPLSCMPDESEEWYCPKCKTDSSQIVKAGEKLKESKKKAKAPSNVNKNTTRDWGRGMACAGRAKECTIVPSNHFGPIPGVDVGTTWRFRFQASEAGVHRPPVGGIHGREKEGAYSIVLSGGYEDDLDNGDSFYYTGSGGRDLTGNKRTAEQSCNQTLTRMNLALAINCNAEVNETDGAEAKDWRKGKPVRVLRKGHADEKSLAKGPSKGKGKAAKHASSYGPEIGVRYDGIYKIVKYWPEKGKSGFIVWRYFLQRDDSTSPVWTEEGKQRIQQLGLDQVIYPEGHLEALEAKEQEKEKNGGKRKSVVELLQNKENSTAKKAKKSGYQLEPEIAELIEKDVLNRKLWDECKESLDDTKQKFVSKVEERFLCICCQEIVFKPITTVCTHNICLPCLQGSFKAKVFTCPSCRHELGKNMPMEPNEDLCRALNAIFPGYESGR
- the LOC124191320 gene encoding ubinuclein-1-like isoform X1, translating into MSEPKRIALIPLAADAVQAPLPATKKDKKSATVIVKTHRFSLTLPDSTEKSCPEFNFADLISSLTKKKEGHTTNGSAPVATAGPPPLDPFADDDEDQLRGIAKKFEEKYGLPASKKKKSRKYDEYVDLGAGYDENDPFIDNTDAYDEIVPAEVTTAHGGFYINSGALEFKPVEKRSDSESESESESSDSESEDSLSEASTTPVSTNKKRRVIESDDEDSPEEIQLNGSEGEETEAKKKRLRLEESNNVQQAKRKKLSSPPESGVISETSSVSAKKPRPSVKELLQHKRELEKAVTESVEKPAKNLNNNVSVPPTVAVPTPQPVKEQLQLKRDKDKDVVDLSIASKVTAEANAVTTDSSSDSSDSSSDSSESESGGDEDEDGRDADVMKGENDPDAKLPNNLTAATLAIIEDIKKAAALSDQHGKCRFFSPEINRLILAIELQARQYSCSKRQAIYTHLTGFLPCTKHTLLKRAKNLVLEDFESQLKPAIRKLQQSVEKVIGEQIERHATQCQRLADANPERYLEYYRYVWDPELEPAGGTDDEDKKPEKSSKTPQPRRRFIWSKEMRAILNQVVYLKADCFNWSKLRKETAAEYLLRFLDTEIRLLWPKGWMTAKILFKESQEAHSFVTSKSKLNPAVKKPSIPRSGLVDALALPLPVTPSAPLLSAASTPVVASSVSKEIKKSQLKDRMSLAAAQPVARQDSNSVHHRSDSAPNLSSGKTDKFRTEVGIPSSRPDNGVKLEKHRQRPDPTCSAARTEIHHITKDPNKANFRQSEISHSNNHSRITDSNQTNNSRSDHAAEPVKPRSETIISKGNPVQVRSDLGIVKNDTPPSSRPNKVDSIKPRQDSNSALRGSEGNKQSRADNSAASSDSKSSSVIRGSENNKQSRWENITPSEIKNRFEHVQNTPKVESIQNKLEATSSDASSASSSKSGKSSKPTPAVGPSLANSLASFVDSGLRWTDPGQVLDLSDDQQQQPRQMSKVVEPTARADSLNVKDTVPKVEDTEDQESLLQRDLAMVLEEISQITRLVESKDSQPPPMTKSSDSRTKSVIKTTGSLSTSHSPASAPSSTPNPSSRQSMTSGSALPPKLTSATRTPPPPPLTVSTRISNSPTGANISVNLISPNPTHSSRTMSPVSSDHLKSGSGQGKYNSSISKLLSSEFMTPPTAHSSSRHAAGNFFNSEHLSPEKRKPDATSTQQPLPPLPAHQQHVSTNSIPRSSPNAMFRNYPSSSAQAVSTPTSSLAMRNSHSIESLIQTKKSPIESSSSHRSAGNVHPGQQTAQSQQLPQPSVSKHDPLSIFMTQKNSQKSTHGDYNYYTQPGTGHHQQSS